A region from the Streptomyces tsukubensis genome encodes:
- a CDS encoding ABC transporter permease subunit has protein sequence MTSPYPPSGAPTAGYTSPIPVRPARLADAVASEWTKIRSLRSTMWTLGTMVAVFFGIGTLVALIVRATDDGTFVEDEVLSLGFFGAVLSGICVITLGVLTITSEYSTGMIRTTMTACPSRARILTAKAIVYFVLVFAVTAVTTLLLGVVQVGILGGEPDGGQWLRSTLGVSLYLAFLGLLALGIGSMIRHSAGAITVMFGVVLLPLVLTIFMITFDALRGLSEWLVKYSIPSQLGALYDGSMMDGGPTGWEPLAIIVGLTAAALAGAYATLESRDV, from the coding sequence ATGACCAGCCCCTACCCGCCGTCGGGCGCCCCCACCGCCGGATACACCTCGCCGATCCCGGTCCGTCCGGCCCGGCTCGCGGACGCCGTCGCCTCCGAGTGGACCAAGATCCGTTCGCTGCGCTCCACGATGTGGACGCTCGGCACGATGGTCGCCGTGTTCTTCGGGATCGGCACCCTCGTCGCGCTCATCGTGAGGGCCACCGACGACGGGACCTTCGTCGAGGACGAGGTGCTGTCGCTGGGCTTCTTCGGTGCCGTGCTCAGTGGTATCTGCGTGATCACCCTGGGGGTGCTGACGATCACCTCGGAGTACAGCACGGGGATGATCCGTACGACCATGACCGCCTGCCCCTCGCGGGCCCGGATACTCACCGCGAAGGCGATCGTCTACTTCGTCCTCGTCTTCGCCGTGACCGCGGTGACCACCCTGCTGCTCGGTGTGGTGCAGGTGGGCATCCTCGGCGGCGAGCCGGACGGCGGCCAGTGGCTGCGCTCCACCCTCGGCGTCAGCCTCTACCTCGCCTTCCTGGGGCTGCTGGCGCTGGGTATCGGCTCGATGATCCGGCACTCCGCGGGCGCGATCACCGTCATGTTCGGTGTGGTGCTGCTGCCGCTGGTGCTGACCATCTTCATGATCACCTTCGATGCGCTCCGCGGACTCAGCGAATGGCTGGTCAAGTACTCCATCCCCAGCCAGCTCGGGGCCCTCTACGACGGCTCGATGATGGACGGCGGACCGACGGGCTGGGAGCCGCTGGCGATCATCGTCGGACTCACCGCCGCCGCCCTGGCGGGCGCCTACGCCACGCTGGAATCGCGCGACGTGTAG
- a CDS encoding LLM class flavin-dependent oxidoreductase, which yields MRVGTFVLAAQFPGQGRGEALHRAVRTAEVAEESGLDGVWLAEHHFVPYGVCPSAVTLAAVLLGRTRRIRVGTAVSVLPNVHPVALGEQAALLHITSGGRFSLGVGRGGPWIDLEVFGSGLAAYESGFPESLDLLLRWLREPSVGAAGERYRFREVAVVPRPADLLDSPLRSAAGGAAGAHGSAAAGTAAAAGAGTGAGTGAGAKGGGTAEGAGAPDAHPEVVVACTSPGGVRVAAERGLPMLLGMHCGDEEKAEMVALWRRHALAAGHCPDTVAAAGHVSAGVVQIADDAGDAREALLKAMPGWLRLGLGAHRTVDDRVRTMRDPVAYTELLCSLHPVGPPGTAADRLAATAERTGITRFALLAEGSGDLAATETTVRRLGEEVLPLLR from the coding sequence ATGCGCGTGGGTACGTTCGTCCTGGCCGCTCAGTTCCCTGGCCAGGGACGGGGGGAGGCACTGCACCGGGCGGTGCGGACGGCGGAGGTGGCCGAGGAGTCCGGGCTGGACGGGGTCTGGCTGGCGGAGCACCACTTCGTGCCGTACGGGGTCTGCCCCTCGGCGGTCACCCTGGCGGCGGTGCTGCTGGGCCGGACCCGCCGGATCCGGGTCGGCACGGCGGTGAGCGTGCTGCCGAACGTCCATCCGGTGGCCCTCGGCGAGCAGGCGGCCCTGCTGCACATCACCAGCGGGGGGCGGTTCTCGCTGGGAGTGGGCCGCGGCGGGCCCTGGATCGACCTGGAGGTCTTCGGCTCCGGACTCGCGGCGTACGAAAGCGGCTTCCCCGAATCCCTCGACCTGCTGCTGCGCTGGCTGCGGGAGCCCTCGGTGGGCGCGGCCGGCGAGCGGTACCGCTTCCGCGAGGTCGCCGTCGTACCGCGCCCCGCCGATCTGCTCGACAGCCCACTGCGGTCCGCCGCGGGCGGTGCCGCCGGTGCGCACGGCAGCGCGGCAGCGGGTACGGCGGCGGCTGCCGGAGCCGGAACTGGTGCCGGAACTGGTGCCGGAGCGAAGGGCGGCGGTACGGCGGAAGGCGCGGGCGCCCCCGACGCGCACCCCGAGGTGGTCGTCGCCTGCACCTCTCCCGGCGGGGTGCGGGTCGCCGCCGAGCGCGGACTGCCGATGCTCCTCGGCATGCACTGCGGCGACGAGGAGAAGGCCGAGATGGTCGCCCTCTGGCGGCGGCACGCCCTGGCCGCCGGGCACTGCCCCGATACCGTCGCCGCAGCGGGACACGTCTCCGCCGGAGTGGTCCAGATAGCCGACGACGCCGGGGACGCCCGTGAGGCGCTGCTCAAGGCCATGCCGGGCTGGCTGAGGCTGGGGCTCGGCGCCCATCGGACGGTCGACGACCGCGTGCGGACGATGCGGGACCCCGTCGCCTACACCGAACTGCTCTGTTCACTGCACCCGGTGGGCCCGCCCGGGACGGCGGCCGACCGGCTGGCGGCCACCGCGGAACGTACCGGCATCACCCGCTTCGCCCTGCTCGCCGAGGGCTCCGGCGATCTCGCCGCCACGGAGACCACCGTGCGCCGCCTCGGCGAGGAAGTCCTTCCACTGCTGCGCTGA
- a CDS encoding SCO5389 family protein: protein MSLDVSPALLEQAERGEVDEAAFVDCVRTSLPYAWEMISSLVAKLKVDGGDFADNQTPPPDEQARGQLLRALASDAIRGALQRHFGVRLAFQNCHRVAVFPLDPSVDERLGRFTSPRAQLLNQSPEFRDC, encoded by the coding sequence ATGTCGCTCGACGTCTCACCGGCGCTGTTGGAACAGGCCGAGCGAGGCGAGGTCGACGAAGCCGCCTTCGTCGACTGCGTCCGGACCTCCCTGCCCTACGCATGGGAGATGATCAGCTCACTGGTGGCCAAGCTGAAGGTGGACGGCGGGGACTTCGCCGACAACCAGACGCCGCCGCCGGACGAGCAGGCACGTGGTCAACTGCTGCGCGCGCTCGCGAGTGACGCGATACGCGGTGCGCTCCAGCGGCACTTCGGAGTACGTCTCGCCTTCCAGAACTGCCACCGCGTCGCGGTGTTCCCGCTGGACCCGTCGGTGGACGAGCGGCTCGGCCGTTTCACCTCCCCCCGGGCGCAGCTGCTCAACCAGTCACCGGAGTTCCGCGACTGCTGA
- a CDS encoding 3-hydroxyacyl-CoA dehydrogenase family protein, with the protein MAGKLAVIGAGLMGSGIAQVSARAGWDVVLRDITDEALTRGTDGIKASFDKFVAKGKLEAADAEAALGRITTTTDLDAAADADVVVEAVFEKLEVKHEIFRALDGLVRDDAVLASNTSAIPITKIAAVTTRPERVVGVHFFSPVPMMQLVELVRGYKTSDEALATARAFAESVGKTCIVVNRDVAGFVTTRLISALVVEAVKLYENGVASAEDIDLACKLGFGHAMGPLATTDLTGVDILMHATGNIYTESQDEKFAPPELMRRMVDAGDIGRKSGQGFYTY; encoded by the coding sequence GTGGCCGGGAAGCTCGCCGTCATCGGGGCCGGACTCATGGGGTCCGGTATCGCACAGGTCTCCGCCCGGGCGGGCTGGGACGTCGTCCTGCGCGATATCACCGACGAGGCCCTCACCCGCGGCACCGACGGCATCAAGGCGTCCTTCGACAAGTTCGTCGCCAAGGGGAAGCTGGAAGCGGCGGACGCCGAGGCCGCCCTCGGCCGGATCACCACCACGACCGATCTCGACGCGGCCGCCGACGCGGATGTCGTCGTCGAGGCCGTCTTCGAGAAGCTTGAGGTCAAGCACGAGATCTTCCGGGCGCTCGACGGGCTGGTCCGGGACGACGCGGTGCTCGCCTCCAACACCTCCGCCATCCCCATCACCAAGATCGCGGCGGTCACCACCCGCCCCGAACGGGTGGTCGGGGTCCACTTCTTCTCGCCCGTGCCGATGATGCAGCTCGTCGAGCTGGTCCGCGGCTACAAGACCAGCGACGAAGCCCTCGCCACCGCACGGGCGTTCGCCGAGTCCGTCGGCAAGACCTGCATCGTCGTCAACCGGGACGTCGCCGGATTCGTCACGACCCGGCTGATCTCGGCGCTGGTCGTGGAGGCCGTCAAGCTGTACGAGAACGGCGTCGCCTCCGCCGAGGACATCGACCTCGCCTGCAAGCTGGGCTTCGGCCATGCGATGGGGCCGCTGGCCACCACCGACCTCACGGGCGTGGACATCCTGATGCACGCCACCGGCAATATCTACACCGAGTCCCAGGACGAGAAGTTCGCCCCGCCGGAGCTGATGCGCCGGATGGTGGACGCGGGTGACATCGGGCGCAAGAGCGGGCAGGGCTTCTACACGTACTGA
- the nucS gene encoding endonuclease NucS produces MRLVIARCSVDYAGRLTAHLPSAPRLILVKADGSVSVHADDRAYKPLNWMSPPCTLKEGDGSVWTVINKAGEKLIITMEEVLHDSSHELGIDPGLIKDGVEAHLQELLADRIETLGDGYTLIRREYPTAIGPVDILCRDADGATVAVEIKRRGEIDGVEQLTRYLELLNRDPHLAPVRGVFAAQEIKPQARVLATDRGMHCVVLDYEALRGIEDDKLKLF; encoded by the coding sequence ATGCGCCTCGTCATCGCCCGTTGCTCCGTGGACTACGCGGGCCGGCTCACCGCCCACCTCCCGTCCGCTCCCCGTCTGATCCTGGTGAAGGCGGACGGCAGTGTCTCCGTCCATGCGGACGACCGGGCGTACAAACCGCTGAACTGGATGTCGCCTCCGTGCACCCTCAAGGAGGGCGACGGAAGCGTCTGGACGGTCATCAACAAGGCGGGCGAAAAACTGATCATCACCATGGAGGAGGTCCTCCATGATTCGTCGCACGAGCTGGGGATCGACCCCGGTCTGATCAAGGACGGTGTCGAGGCGCACCTCCAGGAGCTGCTGGCCGACCGGATCGAGACACTCGGCGACGGCTATACGCTCATCCGCCGTGAGTACCCCACCGCGATCGGGCCGGTGGACATCCTGTGCCGGGACGCCGACGGGGCCACGGTCGCCGTGGAGATCAAGCGGCGCGGCGAGATCGACGGGGTGGAGCAGCTCACGCGCTATCTGGAGCTGCTGAACCGCGATCCGCATCTGGCGCCGGTCCGCGGGGTGTTCGCGGCCCAGGAGATCAAGCCCCAGGCCCGGGTGCTGGCGACGGACCGCGGTATGCACTGCGTCGTCCTGGACTACGAGGCCCTGCGCGGTATCGAGGACGACAAACTCAAACTGTTCTGA
- a CDS encoding ABC transporter ATP-binding protein, protein MIEAVGLTKRYGTTTAVYNLSFQVRPGAVTGFLGPNGAGKSTTMRMILGLDNPTSGTVTVGGRPFRQAPNAAREVGALLDAKAVHGGRTARNHLLALAQLSGIPARRVDEVLGVVGLQDVAKRRSKGFSLGMGQRLGIAAALLGDPKVLLFDEPVNGLDPEGIHWVRNLMKALAAEGRTIFVSSHLMSEMALTADHLIVIGRGQLLADMGVRDFIAANSAGFARVRIPEDEPEQREKLSGVLAEAGAQVMPEPDGALRVMGLPLPRISDLAHGAGVRLWELSPHQASLEEAYMRMTQSAVDFRSTQDEKAGLMEQQPYGELRMPDAPAGGGWYAPPRPGENPYAGPPPAAVTASQVPKSPKSEPAPTTSEDPR, encoded by the coding sequence ATGATCGAGGCAGTCGGCCTGACCAAGCGCTACGGAACCACGACGGCGGTGTACAACCTCAGCTTCCAGGTCCGTCCCGGCGCGGTGACCGGTTTCCTCGGCCCGAACGGTGCCGGGAAGTCCACCACCATGCGCATGATCCTGGGCCTGGACAATCCGACGTCCGGGACGGTCACCGTCGGTGGCCGCCCCTTCCGGCAGGCGCCGAACGCGGCCCGGGAGGTCGGCGCGCTGCTGGACGCCAAGGCGGTCCACGGCGGGCGCACCGCCCGCAACCATCTGCTGGCACTGGCGCAGCTCTCCGGAATCCCGGCCCGCCGGGTCGACGAGGTCCTGGGCGTCGTCGGTCTCCAGGACGTGGCCAAGCGCCGCTCGAAGGGCTTCTCGCTGGGCATGGGCCAGCGGCTGGGCATCGCGGCGGCCCTGCTGGGCGACCCCAAGGTGCTGCTCTTCGACGAGCCGGTCAACGGGCTCGACCCGGAGGGCATCCACTGGGTCCGGAATCTGATGAAGGCGCTGGCCGCCGAGGGCCGGACGATCTTCGTCTCCTCGCATCTGATGAGTGAGATGGCGCTGACCGCCGACCATCTGATCGTGATCGGCCGGGGGCAGCTGCTGGCCGATATGGGGGTACGGGACTTCATCGCGGCGAACTCTGCGGGGTTCGCCCGGGTCCGGATCCCCGAGGACGAGCCGGAGCAGCGCGAGAAGCTGTCCGGGGTGCTGGCCGAGGCGGGGGCGCAGGTGATGCCCGAGCCGGACGGTGCGCTGCGGGTGATGGGCCTGCCGCTGCCGAGGATCAGCGACCTGGCGCACGGCGCGGGTGTCCGGCTGTGGGAGCTGTCGCCGCACCAGGCGTCGCTGGAGGAGGCGTATATGCGGATGACGCAGAGCGCCGTCGACTTCCGCTCCACACAGGACGAGAAGGCGGGGCTGATGGAGCAGCAGCCGTACGGGGAGCTCCGGATGCCCGACGCCCCGGCGGGCGGCGGCTGGTACGCCCCGCCGCGGCCCGGTGAGAACCCCTATGCCGGGCCGCCCCCGGCCGCCGTCACGGCATCCCAGGTGCCGAAGTCGCCGAAGTCAGAGCCTGCCCCGACCACGTCCGAGGACCCCCGATGA
- a CDS encoding STAS domain-containing protein — protein sequence MHIRGDHTELVVGGRLDVRSAADARTVLHTAVDDGDGDLVLDLTALDSWDATGLGVIMGAHRRAGRCGRRLVLRGVPPQMQRLLVATRLHRILAIEGGLAAESLPRV from the coding sequence ATGCACATCAGGGGCGACCACACCGAGCTGGTCGTCGGGGGCCGCCTCGACGTCCGGAGCGCGGCGGACGCCCGTACGGTCCTCCACACGGCCGTCGACGACGGGGACGGGGATCTGGTGCTCGACCTCACCGCCCTCGACTCCTGGGACGCCACCGGGCTCGGGGTCATCATGGGCGCCCACCGCCGGGCCGGACGCTGCGGCCGGCGGCTCGTCCTGCGCGGAGTGCCGCCGCAGATGCAGCGGTTGCTGGTCGCCACCCGGCTGCACCGCATTCTCGCCATCGAGGGCGGCCTCGCCGCGGAATCACTGCCCCGCGTCTGA
- a CDS encoding ATP-binding protein yields MNRASSGGSGGTPRAPRDPAVENFAHPAPAPVRITPVVAGDYLLTVNPVDGSEIVLRPPGGAPADQNWPAGPERRTAAERAAHERAGAPPVPSGPAQPRPGLVERDEVRERLGRLLGRGRSVRLTGPPGSGRTALLDLVAQDCAGLAPDGVIRLNGLHRTAGELLHALFAAVHRSERHRLDRTELLTEIAAIGAVVVLDDFEGPASALTELLDAAPECAFLIASLPAAPDSGDEPHGPRIDEAELEGLSRAGSLALLARLVDRDLTEDERNWAGDLWFESEGLPLRFVQAGALLRQSDALRVDAEAAEDASPFEGARTTGVRLPTLGQGAAPAALLASRLGESARETLRLAVALGGEVPHQAHLPALIDDTHADSALGELTACGLLSPAGPRWRLAPGALDQLKEKGYGPDPGPESGTGPGSGSGASDGRPDDGTDRAHTAARHYAWWTAHPSVTAERVVVEADAVLAALTALLAGRVPGRLGTAVRLARAAAPVFAAGLHWTAWESTLRMGSEAARIAGEVAEEAYFHHELGVLALCTDNLGRARAELEASIGLRGALADKNGTVAGRRALALVTDREKRPADGAGAVVPAPRAIGPGAPAAPQLLPVPVPVPPPLPVPAPRTLRKPDDDEVASRLGPRPVELGRPPVRPALPTGAVAAISEPLTVPEALAAVPYPQKEPRRRRGAPLLGSARRNLVAAGAGAVLVAVLGTVLTFAPASDEVDPPGTRVDPGDSAPDEDLREDGATTGEPAPPQNPVIGDPTREPSRTASPGRSPSPSPSASRETGRETARPSDSPSPEDPRPTRSTPPTSPKPSNSGRPTTSPGPTTSGTPPQSPSPGPTGSESSRPPSMESAPEAAVSATSDPAPDPAPDPAPAPDSGSPSAD; encoded by the coding sequence ATGAACAGGGCCAGTTCCGGCGGGAGCGGCGGTACGCCGCGCGCCCCGCGCGACCCCGCCGTGGAGAACTTCGCCCACCCCGCGCCCGCCCCCGTCCGCATCACCCCGGTCGTCGCGGGCGACTACCTGCTCACCGTCAACCCCGTCGACGGCAGCGAGATCGTCCTCCGCCCGCCCGGCGGCGCCCCCGCGGACCAGAACTGGCCGGCCGGGCCCGAGCGGCGGACCGCCGCCGAACGCGCCGCCCACGAGCGGGCCGGAGCACCCCCCGTACCCTCGGGACCGGCTCAGCCGCGCCCCGGGCTCGTCGAACGCGACGAGGTACGCGAACGCCTCGGCCGGCTCCTCGGCCGCGGCCGCTCCGTCCGGCTCACCGGCCCCCCGGGATCGGGCCGCACCGCCCTGCTCGACCTCGTCGCCCAGGACTGCGCCGGCCTCGCCCCGGACGGCGTGATCCGGCTCAACGGGCTCCACCGCACCGCCGGTGAGCTGCTCCACGCCCTGTTCGCCGCCGTGCACCGCAGCGAGCGCCACCGCCTCGACCGGACCGAACTCCTCACCGAGATCGCCGCGATCGGCGCCGTCGTCGTCCTCGACGATTTCGAAGGACCGGCTTCCGCCCTGACGGAACTCCTCGACGCGGCGCCCGAATGCGCCTTCCTGATCGCCTCCCTCCCGGCCGCGCCCGACTCCGGCGACGAACCCCACGGCCCCCGGATCGACGAGGCCGAACTCGAAGGGCTCAGCCGGGCCGGCTCCCTCGCCCTCCTCGCCCGGCTCGTCGACCGCGACCTCACCGAGGACGAGCGCAACTGGGCGGGCGACCTGTGGTTCGAGTCCGAGGGGCTGCCGCTCCGCTTCGTCCAGGCCGGAGCCCTGCTGCGGCAGAGCGACGCACTGCGCGTCGACGCCGAGGCCGCGGAGGACGCCTCCCCCTTCGAAGGCGCCCGGACCACCGGCGTACGGCTCCCGACACTCGGTCAGGGCGCGGCCCCCGCCGCGCTGCTCGCGTCCCGGCTCGGGGAGAGCGCGCGCGAGACCCTGCGGCTCGCCGTCGCCCTCGGCGGCGAGGTACCGCACCAGGCGCATCTGCCCGCCCTCATCGACGACACCCACGCCGACAGCGCCCTCGGAGAGCTGACGGCCTGCGGGCTGCTCTCGCCCGCCGGACCGCGCTGGCGGCTCGCCCCCGGCGCCCTCGACCAGTTGAAGGAGAAGGGGTACGGCCCCGATCCGGGCCCCGAATCCGGCACCGGTCCCGGCTCCGGCTCCGGTGCCTCCGACGGCCGTCCGGACGACGGCACGGACCGCGCCCACACCGCCGCCCGGCACTACGCCTGGTGGACCGCACACCCCTCGGTCACCGCGGAACGCGTCGTCGTCGAGGCCGACGCCGTACTCGCCGCCCTGACCGCCCTGCTCGCGGGCCGGGTCCCCGGACGGCTCGGCACCGCCGTACGGCTCGCGCGCGCCGCGGCCCCCGTCTTCGCCGCCGGACTGCACTGGACGGCCTGGGAGAGCACGCTGCGGATGGGCTCGGAGGCCGCCCGAATAGCGGGAGAGGTCGCCGAGGAGGCCTACTTCCACCATGAACTGGGCGTCCTCGCGCTCTGCACCGACAACCTCGGCCGGGCCCGCGCCGAACTGGAAGCCTCCATCGGGCTCCGCGGGGCACTCGCCGACAAGAACGGCACCGTCGCGGGGCGCCGCGCCCTGGCCCTGGTCACCGACCGCGAGAAGCGGCCGGCCGACGGGGCCGGCGCCGTCGTGCCCGCGCCCCGGGCGATAGGGCCCGGCGCTCCGGCCGCGCCCCAACTGCTCCCGGTACCCGTGCCCGTACCGCCCCCGCTGCCCGTACCCGCCCCGCGTACCCTCCGGAAGCCGGACGACGACGAGGTGGCGTCCCGGCTCGGACCGCGCCCGGTGGAGCTCGGGAGGCCCCCGGTGCGGCCCGCGCTGCCCACGGGCGCCGTGGCGGCCATCTCGGAGCCCCTGACGGTGCCGGAGGCCCTCGCCGCGGTCCCGTACCCGCAGAAGGAACCGCGCCGCCGCCGCGGCGCACCGCTGCTGGGCAGCGCCCGGCGCAATCTGGTGGCGGCGGGCGCCGGTGCGGTGCTCGTCGCGGTCCTGGGCACCGTCCTCACGTTCGCCCCGGCGTCCGACGAGGTCGACCCGCCCGGCACCCGGGTCGACCCCGGCGACTCCGCACCCGACGAGGACCTCCGCGAGGACGGAGCGACCACCGGGGAACCCGCCCCGCCGCAGAACCCGGTGATCGGTGACCCGACCCGGGAGCCGTCCCGTACGGCATCGCCCGGACGGTCCCCCTCGCCGTCGCCCTCCGCGTCCCGGGAGACGGGACGCGAGACGGCACGCCCGTCGGACTCCCCGTCACCCGAGGACCCGCGGCCGACCCGGTCGACGCCGCCGACGTCGCCGAAGCCGTCGAACAGCGGAAGGCCGACGACGTCGCCGGGCCCCACGACGAGCGGCACGCCGCCGCAGTCACCGAGCCCCGGGCCGACGGGCAGCGAGAGTTCCAGGCCGCCGTCCATGGAATCGGCACCCGAAGCGGCCGTGTCCGCCACATCGGACCCGGCACCGGACCCGGCACCGGACCCGGCACCAGCCCCGGACTCCGGCTCCCCGTCCGCGGACTGA